One Pirellulales bacterium DNA window includes the following coding sequences:
- a CDS encoding type II toxin-antitoxin system VapC family toxin, which produces MEDQQITHQWWNTRRADYELCIAEPVLEEAALGDPQAAQNRLDMLSAMTLLRSSADATALAKALIEAGALPANAADDALHLAIAAVNRIPYLLTWNCRHLANATMRPVIESVCAAKGFKAPIICTPEELMEAKES; this is translated from the coding sequence ATGGAGGACCAGCAGATCACGCATCAGTGGTGGAACACGCGACGTGCGGACTACGAACTCTGCATCGCCGAGCCTGTTCTGGAAGAGGCGGCATTAGGTGACCCACAAGCCGCACAGAACCGGCTTGATATGCTGAGCGCCATGACGCTTCTGCGATCGTCGGCCGACGCGACAGCTCTCGCGAAGGCGCTTATCGAGGCCGGTGCGCTGCCCGCCAATGCCGCCGACGACGCCCTGCACCTTGCCATCGCGGCCGTGAACCGAATACCATATCTATTGACGTGGAACTGTCGCCATCTGGCGAACGCGACGATGCGGCCCGTCATCGAATCCGTTTGTGCCGCTAAGGGTTTCAAGGCCCCGATTATCTGCACGCCCGAAGAACTTATGGAGGCGAAAGAATCATGA